One Pichia kudriavzevii chromosome 3, complete sequence genomic window carries:
- a CDS encoding uncharacterized protein (PKUD0C01130; similar to Saccharomyces cerevisiae YLL055W (YCT1)), with the protein MSESGSVEKKKEEITIHHSAGSDPNVLRISSRDADVTLAFLEKYDADVPEITPEEEKKLSRKVVAIILFLTAFTDLLLYADKATLSYSSIFGLWEDTHLDQNKYNNSSTLFYVGYIIGQINLILVQKLPIGRLMTFTAFAWSMIIFLHCAAYNYQGIYALRFFLGFVESIALPILNTTMGQFLTAHEKAATAPMFYSTCVGVTIPVGFIAYGILHAQSSVPTWKLFMIIIGGCTFLWTIVLLFIYPNNPTDAKFLSLKEKVWVIRRVQKTTGSSIEQKIIKKYQVREALLDPISWLFFLFFLLQQLANNLPYQQNLLFEGIGRISNLDSTLVSVASGGFAAACCFVATTFLFYKPNYTAFSVFVWTMPSLAGSIAVASLPWDKKIALLAMLCLASPLFGIPWILMFSWNTTSCSGYTKKITRNAMVMVAYAVANIISPQIWRAKDGPRYIPAWIVQIVLSFSIAPSLALIIWFILNKRNKQRKLTLQEEGEKKGFVSDGSDGEIEVDIAVLDLTDLENTNFIYPL; encoded by the coding sequence ATGAGTGAGTCTGGatctgttgaaaaaaaaaaagaagaaatcactATTCACCACTCAGCTGGATCTGATCCAAACGTCTTACGTATCTCCTCAAGAGACGCCGATGTCACTTTGGCTTTTCTAGAGAAATATGATGCTGATGTTCCGGAGATAACaccagaagaagagaaaaagttgTCTAGAAAAGTTGTTGCAATCATTTTATTCTTGACTGCATTCACTGATTTGCTGCTTTATGCTGATAAGGCCACATTGTCGTACTCTTCTATCTTTGGATTATGGGAAGACACACATTTAGACCAaaacaaatacaacaacTCTTCGACATTGTTCTATGTTGGTTACATTATTGGTCAAATTAATCTTATTTTGGTCCAAAAACTGCCTATTGGTAGATTGATGACTTTCACAGCTTTTGCCTGGAGCATGATCATTTTCCTACATTGCGCAGCTTACAATTACCAGGGTATCTATGCATTGAGATTTTTCTTAGGTTTTGTTGAATCTATTGCACttccaattttgaataCCACAATGGGTCAGTTCTTAACTGCACATGAAAAGGCAGCAACTGCTCCTATGTTTTATTCCACTTGTGTTGGTGTCACTATTCCTGTCGGTTTCATTGCTTATGGTATTTTACATGCACAATCATCAGTTCCAACATGGAAATTGTTTATGATTATTATCGGTGGTTGTACTTTCCTCTGGACTATTGTTTTACTCTTTATTTATCCAAACAATCCCACCGATGCAAAGTTTTTATCGTTGAAGGAGAAAGTCTGGGTTATCAGGAGAGTCCAAAAAACTACTGGTTCTTCGATTGAGcaaaaaattatcaaaaaatacCAGGTTAGAGAGGCCCTATTAGATCCAATTTCTTGgctttttttccttttcttccttttgcAACAATTAGCAAACAATTTGCCGTATCAGCAAAACCTACTTTTCGAAGGTATTGGCCGTATTAGTAACTTGGACTCCACTTTGGTTTCTGTTGCGTCAGGTGGGTTTGCGGCAGCTTGCTGTTTTGTTGCAACGACCTTCTTGTTTTACAAACCTAACTACACTGCTTTCTCTGTCTTTGTTTGGACAATGCCATCATTAGCAGGTTCTATTGCTGTTGCATCACTTCCCTGGGACAAAAAAATTGCCTTGCTTGCCATGCTTTGTCTAGCGTCTCCGCTTTTCGGTATTCCATGGATTCTAATGTTTTCATGGAATACAACATCCTGTTCTGGATATACAAAGAAGATTACTAGGAATGCAATGGTGATGGTTGCATATGCAGTAGCTAATATCATCTCACCACAAATTTGGAGAGCCAAAGATGGTCCAAGATACATACCAGCATGGATAGTTCAAATCGTCCTATCATTCTCTATAGCTCCATCTTTAGCCCTTATTATTTGGTTTATCttgaacaaaagaaataaacaaagaaagCTAACTCTTCAGGAAGAAGGTGAAAAGAAAGGATTTGTCAGTGATGGATCTGATGGTGAAATAGAAGTTGATATTGCAGTTTTAGATCTCACcgatttggaaaataccAATTTTATCTATCCGCTTTAA
- a CDS encoding uncharacterized protein (PKUD0C01140; similar to Saccharomyces cerevisiae YLR109W (AHP1); ancestral locus Anc_8.300): MTVEKGSTLPSKPLYHLSPKAVGGSASAPEKVDVTKLEHPLLTLVVPGAFTPACTEKHMPPYLTKEAIDSLKKSGIKQVVVISVDSPFITRAWSEDLTQDNPEVKKFVEDGYIKFLSDAGAEWLNEAGLDMEANDPFVKDGIRGSRSAILTDGKGKVVYVGVDSNPVNVDNSSFEAVLLELSN; the protein is encoded by the coding sequence ATGACTGTTGAAAAAGGCTCTACATTACCATCTAAACCATTATATCATTTATCTCCTAAAGCTGTTGGCGGCTCCGCATCTGCACCTGAGAAAGTTGACGTCACCAAACTTGAACATCCATTGTTGACGTTGGTTGTTCCTGGTGCGTTTACTCCTGCATGCACCGAGAAACACATGCCTCCATATCTCACCAAGGAAGCTATCGatagtttgaaaaagagcGGTATTAAGCAGGTTGTTGTGATTTCTGTTGATTCCCCGTTTATCACCCGTGCCTGGAGTGAAGATTTGACGCAGGATAATCCCGAGGTCAAGAAGTTTGTCGAGGATGGCTATATCAAGTTCCTATCGGATGCAGGTGCTGAATGGCTAAACGAAGCTGGTTTAGACATGGAGGCCAACGATCCATTTGTTAAAGACGGCATTCGTGGCTCAAGAAGTGCAATTCTCACTGATGGCAAAGGTAAAGTTGTGtatgttggtgttgattCAAACCCCGTCAATGTTGACAACTCAAGTTTTGAAGCTGTTCTACTCGAATTGTCAAACTAG
- a CDS encoding uncharacterized protein (PKUD0C01150; Pfam Domains: Oxidored_FMN(4.3e-12)) — MLVLILLNFMLHICTLWNNSSIQPPIRELINVAVQLKNKARSVLKIIDSFIQAIGAFKLALRQSPYATSEGAKDRSAEINPIVTTGYMLSKMERRARQGKRLAYLSMTEPRVDGDKNADVVGTKTYFSWLTLIWNGTITKAGECFSGNRHETLQKIVNGDDRTLIGISRYFTSNPDLVNRLKNSCPVTPCDRSTFFTNDNKRHLNFSKFGDGEDHSGDYVQPTALV, encoded by the coding sequence ATGCtggttttgattttgctgAATTTCATGCTGCACATATGTACTTTATGGaacaattcttcaatacAACCTCCAATACGAGAACTAATAAATGTGGCGgttcaattgaaaaacaagGCAAGATCTGTCTTGAAAATTATTGATTCCTTTATCCAAGCAATTGGTGCTTTTAAACTCGCCTTAAGGCAGTCTCCGTATGCTACTTCTGAAGGTGCTAAAGACAGGAGCGCCGAGATCAATCCAATTGTCACTACTGGTTACATGCTGAGCAAAATGGAGAGAAGAGCAAGGCAAGGCAAACGATTAGCATATCTCTCAATGACCGAACCACGTGTTGACGGTGATAAAAATGCAGATGTTGTTGGAACTAAGACCTATTTTTCTTGGCTTACACTTATATGGAATGGTACAATTACCAAAGCAGGTGAATGCTTCAGTGGAAATAGACATGAAACCCTCCAAAAAATTGTTAATGGAGATGACCGTACTCTGATTGGTATCAGTAGATACTTCACTTCTAACCCTGATTTGGTGAACAGACTTAAAAACAGTTGCCCAGTGACCCCCTGCGATAGATCAACATTCTTCACTAACGACAACAAACGCCATTTAAATTTTAGCAAATTTGGTGATGGAGAAGATCACTCTGGAGATTACGTCCAACCAACGGCATTGGTTTga
- a CDS encoding uncharacterized protein (PKUD0C01160; Pfam Domains: Flavodoxin_1(7e-11)): MPKQINIVIYSLYHHISKMAESAKIGIEAAGHKCEIYQVRETLPEDLVKKLGSPGKLPYKEADISTLTTADGLMFGIPTRFGNMPAQLKSYIDSTGGLWANGTLRNKPFGIFVSTGTGGGNESTAMNALSTFVHHSMIYVPLGFASAGHLLSNLNEVHGGSPWGADTIAGADGSREPTPLELEVARIQGEEFAKIAAKIAT; encoded by the coding sequence ATGCCGAAACAGATTAACATTGTCATTTATTCTCTTTATCATCATATTTCCAAAATGGCCGAATCGGCCAAGATTGGTATTGAGGCGGCCGGTCATAAATGTGAGATTTATCAAGTGAGAGAAACATTACCAGAAGATTTGGTGAAGAAGCTCGGCTCTCCGGGGAAATTGCCTTACAAGGAAGCAGACATATCTACCCTAACAACCGCAGATGGTCTTATGTTTGGTATTCCAACTAGGTTTGGTAACATGCCAGCCCAATTGAAATCGTACATTGATTCCACCGGTGGCTTATGGGCAAACGGAACCTTACGCAATAAGccttttggaattttcGTTTCTACGGGCACAGGAGGTGGTAATGAATCGACAGCAATGAATGCCTTGTCTACATTTGTTCATCACTCCATGATCTACGTCCCACTTGGCTTTGCGTCTGCAGGTCACCTTTTGAGTAACTTAAATGAGGTCCACGGCGGCTCGCCATGGGGCGCAGATACAATTGCTGGAGCAGATGGCTCAAGAGAACCAACGCCTTTGGAACTGGAGGTTGCTAGAATCCAAGGTGAAGAGTTTGCTAAAATTGCAGCTAAAATTGCAACTTAA